Within the Solwaraspora sp. WMMA2056 genome, the region GGAATCCGGCCGTGCGGAAGCACGCTGGGGGCCGAGCCGGCCTCGATCTGGCGCAGTCCGTAATAGTCTTGTTCCAGGAAGGCCGCCCATTGTCGGAAGTGCCGACAGTTCTCCATGTTCTTGCGTTCCCACCGGTAGATCGCGAAGGTAACGAGTGCCGCGAAAAGACTCAGAAGCACAACCGCAACTTGAGGAACCGCCGTCGCGGGCGAGCGCATCAGCAGGACGATCCCGATTCCGGTCACTAACGGAATCGCCGTCATGAGCTTGAGGCTGATCTCGTCAGTCGCTCTCGTGTGAGCACACAACTCCTGGTAGACGATATTCAGATCGCCTTGGCCGAGCGGGAACGGCTGACCCGGTGTCACCTCGTGATTGTCTTCCATCATTGCTCCGATCCAGTGACCAGGTTGGACCTCTCAACACCCGGATCATCACACCAAGCGACAAACACCCTGGTAGCAGGCCTCGGCACATGATCAACTTACGACGATACCTTCTTGCACGTCTATCGTACGATGCGCACATGGCTGTTGATCACAAACCGTGACCGGCGCCGCAGAGCACAGAAGCCAGTACAGTCGAGCTGGAGAACGCCCGCGTCGGCTATCAAGCAGCGGTTTCTTTGATGGCAGTTGAGGGCAACCTGGTGTGGGCACGTTACGGGCTGATGGCCCTCGCGCATACGATCATCCTGACGGCAATCGGGCTGACATCCGGCGCACAGCAGCCAACGAGAACCATCACTTTGGTCGGCCTCTCGCTGGTCGGACTCACGCTGTGTGTCGTCTGGTGGCTGGTCAACGACATCGGCTTTCGCTAATTCTTCTACTGGCTGTTCGCGGCACGCAAGCTAGAGGAGCGCCATTTAGGTCCCTTGCGCACCCTCAGCAGAGGCATTCCCCTGCCCGGTCACCAGACACAACCCGCCCAGCCGCGCCTCAAAGGCAGGCAACGGCTCACCGCGCTGTAGGCGTACGGTCAGCCGGGCCAGGCCCAGGCGGCCCGGTTCATGTCCGCCGGCACATGGACCACGGCGGTGGTCAGCAGCCGGCGGCGTACCATCCGCGGCCGGACCACCCCCGCCGCCGCCAAACGGTGCGCGACCTGGCCGTGAGCCCGCGGCGCCAACAATGCCAACCACGTTCCTACCCGCCGGCGTAGCGGCTCCGCCTCCAGCCAGCGCAGGATCCAGCCGCCGAGCGCGTCCACCGGCACATGACCATCAGCTCCGCGAGGGCCGGCTCGCACGGCCACGGCCGGCGGCAGGCCCGACACCGCCACGAAGTTGTCGCCAGGATGCAGCTCCGCTGCCGCGCGCGCACCAGGTGAATCAGGATGGGTCGGTGCACCTCCAGACGGAGTCCGGTTCTTGACAGTCAGCCGCCCAAGTGCTCCGCCAGGGTGCGATTCGAGCCTCTGAGCTGGGCTGCAACTGGACTGGCCCACAGCAGCTATCTGATCGAGGACGCGCGATCATCCGTTCGTACAACTGATAGTCATTTCGGTTAGCCGTAACGTAGTGGCCCACGGCCCCCCAGACAAGGAGGACTGCGATGGCGCGCTGGCGACCGGCAGCCGTGCTGGCACTGCTGAGCGTGCTGGCCGTAGTCGGCGGTTGCGTGGACGAAAATGAACCACCTCCACCGCGACACCAGCTCGATGTCGTCGTCAACATCTTCCCAATTCACTGGTTGGCCGAGCAGATCGGCGGCGATGTCGTCTCCGTACAGTCGATTGAGGCAGAGCCGCACGAGCACGGCGACGAAGCCGACCACGAGACCCAACTGTCCGAGCCAGACAAGGAGCTGATCCGGCAGGCTGACGCAAACCTATTCGCTGGCAACATGTCCTCTGACCTGCGCAAGACGCTCACTGACTGGCAACAAAAGAACCCAGAAGCGCGCCTCTACGATATCTCCGAGCTCAAAAAGCTCGACCTGAAACCAGGCCCACCTGAGCTGGCGGAAGACCTGGTCGCCGACGGCTTGGACCCGCATTTCTGGATGGATCCCCTGCGGATGACACACGCCGCACAATGGGTGAATAACCAACTCCTCTCCGCAGTTTCCCTGGATGAAGCACTCAAGACATCCGCGCCGGAGTACAGGGAGGAGATGCAGGGTCGGCTCGAAGACGTCAAAGAAACGCTCGAGAAGCTGCACGACGAGCTCGACGACCCGATCTTGAAAGGGTGCAGCGGCCGGTCCATCGTGCCTGAGCACCCGGCGTTCATGTACCTGGCCGAGCAGTACGACCTGCATCAGTTCGCCGTATCGAGTCTGTGGAGCAAGGACCTAACCCCCCAGGTACGCAGCCAACGGGAGAAGGATCTCGAGGAACTCTTCCGGTCCGACCCGCAGGGCTATTGCGTTGTCGGGTAACTGCTGGTCACGGCGGTGATCAGGTCGTGTGATCGGCGGTTGGCTTGGCGGGTTGCCCGGGCGATGTTGGTCGCCCCGGTGGTGCGGTGCCAGCCGATCGCGGTGTTACGCAACGTGGCGAGAACGGCGGGTCCGGTGCCGGTCCGGGCCTGGTGAAGGTCTTCACGGAACGTCACGTCGCGTACGTGATGGACCTTGTTCTCGATGTACCAGTGTCGACGTATCCAGCTCTGCAGATCGCGGGGCAGGGCTTCGCCGGCGGGCAGCGACACGGTCAGATAGGCCGTCTCCCGGCTGGTTCTACCAGCGACGATGCGAGTCCGGGTGATGCACACGGCTTGCTGGGCGTACGGGAAGGCGATACCACCGGGGGTCGCGACGGTGACGGCCTTCACGGTGCGGGTCTCCCGGCGGCCGTGACCACGGTCGCGAGTCCGGTCACCCACCGGGACCCGTGCCCAGGGCAGTCCTTTCAGTTGCTTGAACAGGGTCGGCTGGTTGGCCTTCACCTGCACGAGCAGGTGTGCTCCACGGGCGGTGACCTCGTCGGCGTGACGGGTCTGGGTGTGCAGGGCGTCGGCGATGAACAGCACCCCGGTCAGGGAGCCGAGTACCTGTTCGACGGCGTCGAGCAGCGGCGCGAACGATGTGATCTCGTTGCTCTTCGTGTCCACGGTGACCTGGGCGATCACGATCCCGGTGGTGGTGTCCAGGGCGGACAGCAGATGCACCGTGCGGCCGTCGCCGGTGCGGGAGCCGTCGGGTAGCCCCGGCGCATTGCTGCGCCGGGGCCCCCTCAGAACCGGACGTGCGACTTCCACCGCATCCGGCTCAAGCAAGTCCCGTGGGCGGTCGCAGGGTGTAAGGCGCGGGGCCTGGTGCTGCGGGTGTGTCCGGTGGCAGTCGGCGTCGTCGTCGCTGTCGCCAGTAGTAGGTCAGGGCCGGGTCGTCCGGAGACGCGTCGGCGTTGACCATCTGGTGTCGGCGGATGGGCGTCCAGGACAAGCGGGTCAGGCAGGCGCCGGTGTCCCGGTCACCGAAGAGCCATCGGTCTTGCCTGGTCGGGTGAAACCGCCCGAAGTAGCGGTTCACGATCCATCGGTAGGACTTCGTCTCGTGCCGGTGTCGGGCCCACTTGAGCATCGTCCAGACGAGCGTGGAGTCGATGTCGTTGAAGACCTTCTTGGACACGACCGTGCGGTAGTACGCGGCCCAGCCCCGCAGGATCGGGTTGAGTCTGCTGATCACGGCGATCGCGTTCGCGCCGTAGAGGTTGCGGACCTCGGTCCGCAGCCGGGCGCGGAACCGCTTGACGGCCGCTTTCGACGGTGTGATCAGCAGTTTCCCGGGATTGCGGTAGTGGCGGACGGTGAAGCCGAGGAAGTCGAACCCGTCGGACAAGTGCACGATGCGTGTCTTGTCCTCGTTGAACGTCAGTCCTCGCGGCGCCAGCCACTGGACGAGGCGTTGCTTGACCTGTTCGGCCTGCTCCCGGGTGGAACAGAGCGCGACCAGGTCGTCGGCGTATCTGACCACGACCGGGGTTCCGGGCACCGACCAGCCCCGATGCGACGGGGTGGTCTGCTGCCGGGCCCCGGCTGCTGTCTCGATCCCATGCAGGGCGATGTTCATCAGCAGCGGGCTGATCACTCCGCCCTGCGGGGTGCCCTCCTCGGTCGGGGCGTACTGCCGGTTCTCGACCACACCCACTTTGAGCCACCGGGCGACGGGTTCCCTGGCGGGGAATCCGTGCAGGTGGCCCAGGAGCCGGTCATGGTCGATCCGGTCGAACGCCGCTGTCAGGTCCGCGTCGAGGATCCATGCCCGCTTCGGGTTCTTGCCCTTGCAGACGGCGAAAATCGCCTCGACCGCGTCATGACACCCCCGGCCGGGTCGGAAGCCGTAGCTCCTCGACTCGAACCGGGCCTCCCATTCGGGCTCCAGCGCGTTGAGCACCACGGCTTGCGCTGCCCGGTCGGCGATCACGGGGATGCCGAGCGGACGCCGTTTGCCGTTGGCCTTCGGGATGTAGATCCGGCGGACGGGCCGGGCCATCGGCCGACACCCGCGCTGCTGCACCCAGCGGGCGAGATCCACCCGCTCGGGACCGGTCAGCGCGGTCCGGCCGTCGACCCCTGCCGTCGCTCGTCCCTGGTTGACCTGCGCGACCCGGCGCGCACTGAGTAACGCGTTTGCCCGGGACCGCAGCATCAACCGTTGCAGACTACGCACCTTGCGGTGCGCTCCTGCCTGCGACGCCGTGAAGATCCGCTGGCGCAGCCGCCGTACTTCCTCCTCCGCCTGGGTCCAGTTCACCTGGTCCCAGTCGTCGGGAAAGCCCTGCGCTCCGTTCACCGCCGAAACGGCGGCGTCCAACGTCCCCGCAGGCGCTGACGTCATGCCCATCACCATCTCCACAGACTCACCTGACCCGCGTGGGCTCCCTCTCGGGCCGGGCACCACCGCGCCAACGACGCGGCGCTGCCCGTATCCGGTCGGTTCGACACCACACGGCCAGGAGGCGGCCGCACCTGTGATGCCCTTCCCGTCGCCTTTCGGCATCCCGGCCTTCGCTTCTCGGGTCATCCTGTTCCCGGCCAGGACTTCCGCCTTCCTCACGGTCGGCCTACCAGCCGCTGAAGCTGGACCTGGACGGGGTTTCCACGTTCCGCATGCATGAGACACGCACGGATAGGGCGCCCTCTGTACCCCGGGGACGATGGTGCTCCCCCAGCAGCGTTGCGTTCCACCGCCGGCATCCGCCGCTTCGCAGCGGCCAGTCCCTGATCTCGGCCCGGTCCCGCTTCCCTCCACCCGGACCTTCAAGATGACGAGGCATCAACCAAGGGTTCACTCACGTTCGCCCGCCCGTACTTCTCCTCACCCGTAGCCCTCGGAAGGAACGAGGACCCTTCGGCTTGAACCCTGGGCTCCGCACCCCGCAGTCACCCGCGACGCACGCCAGGGAGGAGACCGGCCACCGAGCACGGACCGGGGATCACGTCACCACGAGGGCACCTCCTCCGCCGTGATCCACTCAACACATGCGACCTCGTGTCGCACACGCAACGACTTGCCGTCGATGGCGATCACCGTGCGGTACCGCCTCGGGGTGGTCACCTGGGCGGGAGTGCGGGCACTCAGCCAGCCGGCGAGGACGGTGCCGAGCAGCGTGTCGTCGAGGCGGGTCAGCAGCCGCCAGACGGTGCTGCCGACCGGCACCCCCGCGGTGAAACCGAGCCGCCGCTGTGCTTGTGTGTCCAGGTCGTGCAGCCAGTCGGTGATCGCGGCGAACGATGACGCCCCGGCCATGACGGCACAGACCGCCACCGCCAGCAGCGGGGTCAGCGGGTACCGCACGCCTCGTGGGTCGCGTGGATCGGGAACAGCGGTCAGCGCGTGTAGTAGACCGCTGCGTTCACCGTCGGTGACTGGCACTGCCTCCGCGATCGAGGCGGGTGCCGCTACGGCCAGTGCGGGAGTGAGGGATGATGCCATCGGCGGGTGGGGTCTTTCTCGGAGTCATGAAGCGTCGCAACTCCATGATCACCGATGCGGCCTCACCCGCTTCTCGCGACTCCGTAGAGGCCGAACTGCTCACGAAATACCTGGTCAGCGGCCTGCCGGCCGACTACGCAATCACCCTGGTCCGACCCGAAGCCTGCGTTCTTCTACACCATCGACAAGGATCTCAGCGACAAGGACCGCAACGAGTTGTCCAGACTCGCCAGCGAGTATGGCGAGACACCCGGCTTCCTCGATTCACTGGAAGAGAGACCCGCGCTCACCGATCCAGACGGCAAGAAGATCGATGACTATCCTGAGGCCATGCGGGCGAACGCGCGCAACATCGCGACCGAGTTTCGATGCGGCTATGCAGGGAGTTGAGCGATGTCCGTTGTCGTCACCTCGGTGATCGGAGTTGTCGCGGTCGCACTGATCCTCGTGGCCGTCATCCCCTGGTACACACAGCAACGGCTCCGGGGCGCGGACGACAAAGCCTACGAACGGTTCACAGCCGCCACCGAACTCCGACGCGTCGTGGTCGAGGCGACCGTCGCGGTGCTGCTGCTCGTCGGCGCGGTCACGGCGATCAACGAGTACCGCGCGACCAAGGCCCGTCAGGACAGCGAACGGTTCGCGCAAGTCATCGAGCTGCTGGGATCGCCAGACGCGCCCACCCAGATCGGCGCCGTCTACGGCATGGAAGGTGTCGCTAGTACGGCAGCCGCCATTAGGGCTGTGACCAGGTAGGACGCGTTGGCAGGGTGGTGCAACGTAGACGCAGCCGCCTGTTGATCATGTGTTTGTGAGGACTACAAGATCGAAGGCGGCTGCTGCTGCCAGGGTAGCGGCCGACCGCGCTGAGCGCGCACGGGCCGAGCTGTTGGAGCGAACGCGGTCCTGTTTCGTCCAAGTGCGGACGTGGCTGCACGCGGGCCGGTACGTGTCGGCGCTGGTCAGCAGGATGCCGAAACGCAACGGGTGGACCATCGCCGAGCATGTCGGGGATGCCACGCCGGACCGGACCCAGCGGTTGTTGAACAGGGCGGTGTGGGACACCGAGGGTATGGCGAGCCAGGTACGGCGGTACGCGGCGGCCGGGTTGGACACCGCTGCCGGCCGTCGGCGGCGGCGTGGGCTGGCGGTCGGGGCGTTGGACGAGACCGGGCACCCGAAGCAGGGCACGGCGACGGCCGGGGTGAAACGGCAGTACATGGGCTGCGCCGGTCGGGTCGCCAACGGCATCAACACGGTCCACCTGGCCTATGTGCGGGAACGGACCGGGCACGCCCTGGTCGCAGCCCGGCGGTGGATCCCCGCCGAGCAGATCACCGACCCGGACACCGCCGCGCGGACAGGGCTGCCGACGGACACGCAGTTCCGCACGAAGGGCCAACTCGCGATCGACCTGTGCACCCACGCCTACGCCGACGAGCTGACCTTCGACGTGATCTGCGGTGACGAGGTGTACGGCGGCTGCACCGAACTGAGGGAGTTCCTCGAAGCCCGTGGGCAGGCGTACGTGCTGCGGGTCGCCTCGACGTGCGTGATCCAGACGCCGTCCGGTGACAGGCTGACCTGCGCGCAAGCCGTTACGGAACTCGCCGGCAGGCGCGGTCGTGGCTGGCAGGTCCGCTCGGCCGGTGCCGGGTCGAAGGGACACCGCTGGTACGCGTGGGCATGGATCGCCACCGCCTCACCCCGCCACCACCTCCTCGTGCGCCGTCACCTGGCCACCGGCGAACTGGCGTTCCACTACTGCTTCGTGCCCGAGGGGCAACCGGTGGTCGTGTCGCGGCTGGTCCGCGCCGCCGGGCTGCGGTGGCCGGTCGAGGAATGCTTCGAGTTCGGCAAGGACCACTTCGGCCTGGACCAGTGCCAGGCCCGCCTCCACGACGCGATCGCCCGGCACACCGTACTGGTCATGGCCGCTCTCGCCGTCTGCGCGGTCACCGCCGCGCGGTTACGCCACCGCACCGACAGCCAGGCACCCCCACCGGCCACACCCGACCAGCCGCCACCGGCCGAGCCCGGACTGATCCCACTGACCGTGCCCGAGATCGGACGGCTTCTCGCCGACGTCCTCCACCACCCACAACCACCCGACCACGCCCTCAACTGGCTGACCTGGCGACGACGACACCAGGCCCGCGCCCGCTGGTTCCACCAACGCACCCGCCTCAACCGCGAATACGCCCTGGTCAACTAGCAAATGGCGGCTGCCGTACTAGTAGTACTTTGTTAGGTCGGTACCAGTTGGTGGCAGAGGGGGCAGAACCCGAGCCAGGTCGCGAGTAGGTACTGCAGTCCGCGTAGGACGGTGTACAGGCTCAGGTCCGCCCCGCCGCTTTTGGGCGGGCTGTCCGTAGTCGGGTGAGGAACAGTTGGGCGGCCGTGGCGAGAGTGACGTGGCGGTGCCAGCCGATCCAGGAGCGGCCCTCGAAGTGGTCAAGGCCGAGGGCGGTCTTGAGTTCGCGGTAGTCGTGCTCGACGCGCCAGCGGCTCTTGGCCAGGCGGACCAGGTCGGCGAGTGGTGTGTCGGTGGGCAGGTCGGACAGCCAGTAGTCGCTGGGTTCGTCGTGGCCGGGAGGCCATTGCACGAGCAGCCAGCATTCGGGCAGGACGCCGTCATCGCCGCACTGTGATCCGCGTCGGATCACCCGGCCGGCGGGACGCACCCGTACTGCGAGGAAGTGCCCGGACAGCTCGCCGGCGGGCCGGTCCGGGCTGCGGTCACGGGTGGGTTGCCGGGGACGCCAGCGCACCAGACGCGCGGCGTCGGCGCCGTGAGCGAGGG harbors:
- a CDS encoding GPP34 family phosphoprotein — its product is MPVDALGGWILRWLEAEPLRRRVGTWLALLAPRAHGQVAHRLAAAGVVRPRMVRRRLLTTAVVHVPADMNRAAWAWPG
- a CDS encoding metal ABC transporter substrate-binding protein — protein: MARWRPAAVLALLSVLAVVGGCVDENEPPPPRHQLDVVVNIFPIHWLAEQIGGDVVSVQSIEAEPHEHGDEADHETQLSEPDKELIRQADANLFAGNMSSDLRKTLTDWQQKNPEARLYDISELKKLDLKPGPPELAEDLVADGLDPHFWMDPLRMTHAAQWVNNQLLSAVSLDEALKTSAPEYREEMQGRLEDVKETLEKLHDELDDPILKGCSGRSIVPEHPAFMYLAEQYDLHQFAVSSLWSKDLTPQVRSQREKDLEELFRSDPQGYCVVG
- a CDS encoding ISAs1 family transposase — protein: MHLLSALDTTTGIVIAQVTVDTKSNEITSFAPLLDAVEQVLGSLTGVLFIADALHTQTRHADEVTARGAHLLVQVKANQPTLFKQLKGLPWARVPVGDRTRDRGHGRRETRTVKAVTVATPGGIAFPYAQQAVCITRTRIVAGRTSRETAYLTVSLPAGEALPRDLQSWIRRHWYIENKVHHVRDVTFREDLHQARTGTGPAVLATLRNTAIGWHRTTGATNIARATRQANRRSHDLITAVTSSYPTTQ
- the ltrA gene encoding group II intron reverse transcriptase/maturase; protein product: MTSAPAGTLDAAVSAVNGAQGFPDDWDQVNWTQAEEEVRRLRQRIFTASQAGAHRKVRSLQRLMLRSRANALLSARRVAQVNQGRATAGVDGRTALTGPERVDLARWVQQRGCRPMARPVRRIYIPKANGKRRPLGIPVIADRAAQAVVLNALEPEWEARFESRSYGFRPGRGCHDAVEAIFAVCKGKNPKRAWILDADLTAAFDRIDHDRLLGHLHGFPAREPVARWLKVGVVENRQYAPTEEGTPQGGVISPLLMNIALHGIETAAGARQQTTPSHRGWSVPGTPVVVRYADDLVALCSTREQAEQVKQRLVQWLAPRGLTFNEDKTRIVHLSDGFDFLGFTVRHYRNPGKLLITPSKAAVKRFRARLRTEVRNLYGANAIAVISRLNPILRGWAAYYRTVVSKKVFNDIDSTLVWTMLKWARHRHETKSYRWIVNRYFGRFHPTRQDRWLFGDRDTGACLTRLSWTPIRRHQMVNADASPDDPALTYYWRQRRRRRLPPDTPAAPGPAPYTLRPPTGLA
- a CDS encoding transposase family protein, coding for MRYPLTPLLAVAVCAVMAGASSFAAITDWLHDLDTQAQRRLGFTAGVPVGSTVWRLLTRLDDTLLGTVLAGWLSARTPAQVTTPRRYRTVIAIDGKSLRVRHEVACVEWITAEEVPSW
- a CDS encoding IS701 family transposase; protein product: MRTWLHAGRYVSALVSRMPKRNGWTIAEHVGDATPDRTQRLLNRAVWDTEGMASQVRRYAAAGLDTAAGRRRRRGLAVGALDETGHPKQGTATAGVKRQYMGCAGRVANGINTVHLAYVRERTGHALVAARRWIPAEQITDPDTAARTGLPTDTQFRTKGQLAIDLCTHAYADELTFDVICGDEVYGGCTELREFLEARGQAYVLRVASTCVIQTPSGDRLTCAQAVTELAGRRGRGWQVRSAGAGSKGHRWYAWAWIATASPRHHLLVRRHLATGELAFHYCFVPEGQPVVVSRLVRAAGLRWPVEECFEFGKDHFGLDQCQARLHDAIARHTVLVMAALAVCAVTAARLRHRTDSQAPPPATPDQPPPAEPGLIPLTVPEIGRLLADVLHHPQPPDHALNWLTWRRRHQARARWFHQRTRLNREYALVN